From a single Vicugna pacos chromosome 4, VicPac4, whole genome shotgun sequence genomic region:
- the USP20 gene encoding ubiquitin carboxyl-terminal hydrolase 20: MGDSREICPHLDSIGEVTKEDLLLKSKGTCQSCGVAGPNLWACLQVACPYVGCGESYADHSTIHAQVKKHNLTVNLTTFRVWCYACEKEVFLEQRLAAHPPGPPPKFSEQDSPPPSHPLKAVPIAVADEGESESEDDDLKPRGLTGMKNLGNSCYMNAALQALSNCPPLTQFFLECGGLVRTDKKPALCKSYQKLVSEVWHRKRPSYVVPTSLSHGIKLVNPMFRGYAQQDTQEFLRCLMDQLHEELKEPVVAAVALTEARDSDSSDTDEKREGDRSPSEDEFLSCDSSSDRGEGEAQGRGRGGSQAEAELLMAEEAGRAISEKERMKDRKFSWGQQRTNSEQVDEDADVDTAMAALDQLSPETQPPSPRSASPCRTPEPDNEAHMRSASRPCSPVHHHEGHAKLPSSPPRASPVRMGPSYVLKKAQVPSAGSRRRKEQRYRSVISDIFDGSILSLVQCLTCDRVSTTVETFQDLSLPIPGKEDLAKLHSAIYQNVPAKPGTCGDTYAAQGWLAFIVEYIRRFVVSCTPSWFWGPVVTLEDCLAAFFAADELKGDNMYSCERCKKLRNGVKYCKVLRLPEILCIHLKRFRHEVMYSFKISSHVSFPLEGLDLRPFLAKECTSQITTYDLLSVICHHGTAGSGHYIAYCQNVINGQWYEFDDQYVTEVHETVVQNAEAYVLFYRKSSEEAMRERQQVVSLAAMREPSLLRFYVSREWLNKFNTFAEPGPITNHTFLCAHGGIPPNKYHYIDDLVVILPQNVWEHLYNRFGGGPAVNHLYVCSICQVEIEALAKRRRIEIDTFIKLNKAFQAEESPSVIYCISMQWFREWEAFVKGKDNEPPGPIDNSKIAQVKGSGHIQLKPGADYGQISEETWVYLNSLYGGGPEIAIRQSVAQPQDSDSLHGEQKIEAETRAV, from the exons ATGGGGGACTCCAGGGAAATTTGCCCTCATCTTGACTCAATAGGGGAGGTGACCAAAGAGGACTTGCTGCTCAAATCCAAG GGCACCTGTCAATCATGTGGCGTTGCTGGACCGAACCTGTGGGCCTGCCTCCAG GTCGCCTGCCCCTACGTTGGCTGCGGAGAATCCTACGCTGACCACAGCACCATTCACGCGCAG GTGAAAAAGCACAACCTGACAGTGAACCTGACCACGTTCCGGGTGTGGTGTTACGCCTGTGAGAAGGAGGTGTTCCTGGAGCAACGGCTGGCGGCCCATCCCCCTGGCCCCCCACCCAAGTTCTCGGAGCAG GACTCTCCACCGCCCTCCCACCCTCTGAAAGCCGTTCCTATCGCTGTGGCTGATGAAGGAGAGTCTGAGTCAGAGGACGATGACCTCAAACCTCGAG GCCTCACGGGCATGAAGAACCTGGGCAACTCATGCTACATGAACGCGGCCCTGCAGGCCCTGTCCAACTG ccctccgCTGACCCAGTTCTTCTTGGAGTGTGGAGGCCTGGTGCGCACAGACAAGAAGCCCGCCCTGTGCAAAAGTTACCAGAAGCTGGTGTCTGAGGTCTGGCACAGGAAGCG CCCCAGCTACGTGGTTCCCACCAGCCTGTCCCATGGGATCAAGTTGGTCAACCCGATGTTTCGAGGCTATGCTCAGCAG GACACCCAGGAGTTCCTGCGCTGCCTCATGGACCAGCTGCACGAGGAGCTCAAGGAGCCGGTCGTGGCGGCCGTGGCGCTGACTGAGGCTCGGGACTCGGACTCGAGCGACACAGATGAGAAGCGGGAGGGTGACCGGAGCCCGTCAGAGGACGAGTTCCTGTCCTGCGACTCCAGCAGCGACCGCGGTGAGGGGGAGGCGCAGGGCCGCGGCAGGGGCGGCTCGCAGGCCGAGGCGGAGCTGCTGATGGCGGAGGAGGCAGGCCGCGCCATCTCCGAGAAGGAGCGGATGAAGGACCGCAAGTTCTCCTGGGGCCAGCAGCGCACGAACTCGGAGCAGGTGGACGAGGACGCCGACGTGGACACCGCCATGGCCGCCCTGGACCAGCTGTCCCCGGAGACGCAGCCCCCGTCACCGCGGTCCGCCAGCCCCTGCCGAACGCCAG AGCCGGACAACGAGGCCCACATGCGCAGCGCCTCTCGTCCCTGCAGCCCCGTCCACCACCACGAGGGCCACGCCAAGCTGCCCAGCAGCCCTCCACGCGCGAGCCCCGTCAGGATGGGGCCGTCCTACGTGCTCAAGAAAG CCCAGGTACCGAGCGCCGGCAGCCGCAGACGGAAGGAGCAGCGCTACCGCAGCGTCATCTCAGACATCTTCGACGGCTCCATCCTCAGCCTCGTGCAGTGTCTCACCTGTGACCGG GTGTCCACCACAGTGGAGACGTTCCAGGACCTTTCGCTGCCCATTCCTGGCAAGGAGGACCTGGCCAAGCTCCATTCGGCCATCTACCAGAACGTGCCGGCCAAGCCAGGCACCTGTGGGGACACCTACGCCGCCCAGGGCTGGCTTGCCTTTATCGTGGAGTATATCCGACG GTTCGTGGTATCCTGTACCCCCAGCTGGTTTTGGGGGCCAGTCGTCACCCTGGAAGACTGCCTCGCTGCCTTCTTTGCTGCTGATGAGCTGAAGG GTGACAACATGTACAGCTGTGAACGGTGTAAAAA GCTGCGGAATGGGGTGAAGTACTGTAAGGTCCTGCGGTTGCCCGAG ATCCTGTGCATTCACCTGAAGCGCTTTCGACACGAGGTGATGTACTCATTCAAGATCAGCAGCCACGTCTCCTTCCCCCTCGAGGGACTTGACCTGCGCCCCTTCCTCGCCAAGGAGTGCACGTCCCAGATCACCACCTACGACCTCCTCTCGGTCATCTGCCACCATGGCACGGCAGGCA GTGGCCACTACATCGCCTACTGCCAGAACGTGATCAACGGGCAGTGGTATGAGTTTGATGACCAGTATGTCACCGAGGTCCACGAGACAGTGGTGCAGAATGCCGAGGCCTACGTGCTCTTCTACAG AAAGAGCAGCGAGGAGGCCATGCGGGAGCGGCAGCAGGTGGTGTCCCTCGCGGCCATGCGGGAGCCCAGCCTGCTGCGGTTCTACGTGTCCCGGGAATGGCTCAACAAGTTCAACACCTTCGCCGAGCCGGGGCCCATCACCAACCACACCTTCCTCTGCGCCCATGGAG GCATCCCGCCCAACAAATACCACTACATTGATGACCTGGTGGTGATCCTGCCCCAGAACGTGTGGGAGCACCTCTACAACAG GTTTGGGGGTGGCCCTGCCGTGAACCATCTGTACGTGTGCTCCATCTGCCAGGTGGAGATTGAGGCGCTGGCCAAGCGCAGGCGGATTGAGATCGACACCTTCATTAAG cTGAACAAGGCGTTCCAGGCGGAGGAGTCACCCAGCGTCATCTACTGCATCAGCATGCAGTGGTTCCGGGAGTGGGAGGCCTTTGTCAAGGGGAAGGACAATG AGCCCCCTGGGCCCATTGACAACAGCAAGATCGCACAGGTCAAAGGAAGCGGCCACATCCAGCTGAAGCCGG GCGCTGACTACGGGCAGATTTCAGAGGAGACCTGGGTGTACCTGAACAGCCTGTACGGCGGCGGCCCCGAGATCGCCATCCGACAGAGTGTGGCCCAGCCCCAGGACTCAGACAGCTTACACGGGGAGCAGAAGATTGAAGCCGAGACCCGGGCCGTGTGA